TCAATATTTTTCTATGGAAATATTATGCAAAATTTTTAATGAGTTGTCAATAATTATTCATAAAATATAAAGAAAAAAGCACTGAATAATCAGTGCTTTCTCTTAACCGGCAACTTCCTATCCTCCCAGCACGTTTCCATGCAAGTACTTTCGGCCTCTAAATGCTTAACTACTGTGTTCGGTATGGATACAGGTGGTTCCATTTAGGCATCATCACCGGATATTCTTTTTTCTGAGGTCTTTTGTTCCCTCAAAACTTCACAGAAGAATTTCTTGCTCTACCAAGCTTTTAAGTTAAGTTCTCGACTTATTAGTACCAGTCCGCTACATTCATTACTGAACTTCTACTCCTGGCCTATCAACCTCATCTTCTTTAAGGTGTCTTTCAAGCTTACGCTTCGGGAGACCTCATCTCAAGGCTGGTTTCACGCTTAGATGCTTTCAGCGTTTATCCTTTCCGGACGTAGCTACCCAACTGTACCCCTGGCGGGATAATTGGTACACCATTGGTCCGTCCACTCCGGTCCTCTCGTACTAGGAGCAGCCCCCTTCAAGTCTCTTACGCCCGCGATGGATATGGACCGAACTGTCTCACGACGTTCTGAACCCAGCTCACGTACCACTTTAATGGGCGAACAGCCCAACCCTTGGGACCTGCTCCAGCCCCAGGATGTGATGAGCCGACATCGAGGTGCCAAACCTCCCCGTCGATATGGACTCTTGGGAGAGATTAGCCTGTTATCCCCAGGGTAGCTTTTATCCGTTGAGCGATGGCCCTTCCACTCGGAACCACCGGATCACTAAGCCCTACTTTCGTACCTGCTCGTCGTGTCTGACTCGCAGTCAAGCTCCCTTCTGCCTTTGCACTCTTTGCGCGGTTTCCGTTCGCGCTGAGGGAACCTTTGGGCGCCTCCGTTACATTTTGGGAGGCGACCGCCCCAGTCAAACTGCCCGCCTGACACTGTCCTGAGTTTCGTTACTCCTACAGTTAGAGGTTCAATAAATAAAGGGTGGTATCCCAACGTCGACTCCATCTAGGCTAACGCCCAGACTTCCCAGTCTCCCACCTATCCTGTACGTTATTTACTAAACATCAATGTCAGGTTGCAGTAAAGCTCCATGGGGTCTTTCTGTCCAGTCGCGGGTAACCTGCATCTTCACAGGTACTTCAATTTCACCGGGTCCCTCGTTGAGACAGTGCCCAAGTCGTTACACCTTTCGTGCGGGTCGGAACTTACCCGACAAGGAATTTCGCTACCTTAGGACCGTTATAGTTACGGCCGCCGTTTACTGGGGCTTCAATTCAAGCCTTCGAGTTGCCTCTAAGCCCTCCTCTTAACCTTCCAGCACCGGGCAGGTGTCAGCACCTATACTTCAGATTTCTCTTTCGCAGGCACCTGTGTTTGTGCTAAACAGTCGCTTGGGCCTCTCTTGTGCCACCGGCTGACGCTCCAGAAGTTAATCCCTTCACATCCTCCGGCTATCCTTATCCCTAAGTTACGGATACAATTTGCCGAGTTCCTTAACGAGGGTTGTCCCGCGCACCTTAGGATTCTCTCCCCGCCTACCTGTGTCGGTTTCGGTACGGGCGCTCCATCTCTCACTAGAAGCTTTTCTCGACAGCATGGCTCACTTGAATTTGACTCTACCGAAGTATCGTCTATCTATCAGCTCTCGGTCTTATGATACGGATTTTCCTATATCACAACCTACCACCTTCGACACGCTCTTCCAGTCGCGTGCTCAAGCTACCTTCTGTGTCACTCCATTGCTCAAACGATTTGAAGCGGTACAGGAATATTAACCTGTTGTCCATCGCCTATGCTTTTTGCCTCGGCTTAGGTCCCGACTTACCCTGAGTCGACGAGCGTTGCTCAGGAAACCTTAGGCTTTCGGTGGAACAGATTCTCACTGTTCTTTTCGCTACTCATACCGGCATTCTCTCTTGTGTATCCTCCAGCGCTCCTTACGGTACACCTTCAGTCGAATACACAACGCTCCCCTACCCAGAATTATTAAATCCTGCCACGACTTCGGTTCTGTACTTGAGCCCCGGACATCTTCGGCGCAAGGCCTCTCGACCAGTGAGCTATTACGCACTCTTTTAATGGTGGCTGCTTCTAAGCCAACATCCTGGTTGTTTATGAAGTCTTACATCCTTCTCCACTTAGTACAGCATTGGGGACCTTAGTCGGTGGTCTGGGCTGTTTCCCTCTTGACTACGGGTCTTATCACTCGCAGTCTGACTCCCAGGGTCTTAATTATAGCCATTCGAAGTTTGTCTAGGGTCGGTAGGCTTTACGCCCCCTTACCAGAACAGTGCTCTACCGTCTATAATCTTCCCTGAGGCTAGCCCTAAAGCTATTTCGGGGAGTACCAGCTATCTCCGCGTTCGATTGGCATTTCACCCCTATCCACGGTTCATCCCAAAGTTTTTCAACACTCACGGGTTCGGTCCTCCACGCATTTTTACCTGCGCTTCAACCTGACCATGGATAGATCACTGCGGTTTCGGGTCTACACCATGTTACTAGCCGCCCTATTAAGACTCGCTTTCGCTTCGGCTCCGTGTCTCCCACTTAACCTCGCAACATAATGTAACTCGCCGGTTCATTCTTCAATAGGCACGCCGTCGCACTCTTAAGGTGCTTCGACTGCTTGTAGACATACGGTTTCAGGTTCTATTTCACTCCCCTCCCGGGGTTCTTTTCACCTTTCCCTCACGGTACTATTCTCTATCGGTCGCCAATTAGTATTTTGCCTTGGAGGGTGGTCCCCCCTGCTTCCTACAAGGTTTCACGTGTCTCGTAGTACTCTGGATACCAGCCAGATTGACTCCTTTTCGCCTACAGGTGTTTCACCTTCTACGCATGGCCTTTCCAGACCATTCGGCTAAGAAGTTTCCTCTTTATGCCGGTCCTCAACCCCAGACAACCGAAGTTATCTGGTTTGGGCTCTTCCCCTTTCGCTCGCCGCTACTTAGGGAATCTCATTTGATTACTTTTCCTCCGGGTACTTAGATGTTTCAGTTCCCCGGGTCTGCCTCTTTCGTATCATCACATTACTGATGATGGGTTGCCCCATTCGGAAATGTATGGGTCACTGGATGCTTGCTCCTTACCATACCTTTTCGCAGCTTACCGCGTCCTTCATCGGCTCTTGGCGCCAAGGCATCCGCCGTATGCCCTTGTTCACTTAACTTACTTAAGGTCATTTGCTTTTGTCTTCGCTAATGTTTTTTAAATCCTAAAATGCTTGGTTCAATCCACTAAACTCTAAGAGAAGCATTTGCTTTTCTTTTTGGTGAATTAGTTTTTTGCATTTATATTCTTCTGTGCAGTTTTCAAAGAACAATTGAGAGATATTCTCTCAAAACCAAACAATGCTTACGAATGTGCTCGACTCATACCTTACCTTCCGGTAACGCATGCTCCTTAGAAAGGAGGTGATCCAGCCGCACCTTCCGATACGGCTACCTTGTTACGACTTCACCCCAATCATCGCCCCCACCTTCGACGGTCGGTTCCTTTCGGCCCTTAGCCGGCTTCGGGTGTGAATGACTTTCGTGGTGTGACGGGCGGTGTGTACAAGGCCCGGGAACGTATTCACCGCAGTATGCTGACCTGCGATTACTAGCGATTCCGACTTCATGCAGGCGAGTTTCAGCCTGCAATCCGAACTGAGAGATGCTTTTAGGGTTCCGCTCTGCCTCGCGACTTCGCTTCCCTCTGTTCATCCCATTGTAGTACGTGTGTAGCCCAAGACGTAAGGGGCATGATGACTTGACGTCATCCCCGCCTTCCTCCGCGTTGTCCGCGGCAGTCTACTATGAGTTCCCACCTTTACGTGCTGGCAACATAGTATAGGGGTTGCGCTCGTTGCGGGACTTAACCCAACATCTCACGACACGAGCTGACGACAGCCATGCACCACCTGTCTTCCTGTTTACCGAAGTAAAAATACTTATCTCTAAGTACGTCAGTCGATGTCAAGTCTTGGTAAGGTTCTTCGCGTTGCGTCGAATTAAACCACATACTCCACCGCTTGTGCGGGCCCCCGTCAATTCCTTTGAGTTTCAACCTTGCGGCCGTACTCCCCAGGCGGGATACTTATTGCGTTAACTCCGGCACGGAAGGGGTCGATACCTCCCACACCTAGTATCCATCGTTTACGGCTAGGACTACCGGGGTATCTAATCCCGTTCGCTACCCTAGCTTTCGAGCCTCAGCGTCAGTTACAGTCCAGAAAGCCGCCTTCGCCACTGGTGTTCTTCCTAATATCTACGCATTTCACCGCTACACTAGGAATTCCGCTTCCCTCTCCTGCACTCAAGAAAGTCAGTTCGGACCCCCTCACGGGGTTGAGCCCCGCACTTTTAAAGTCCGCTTAACTTCCCGCCTGCGCTCCCTTTACGCCCAATAATTCCGGACAACGCTTGCCGCCTACGTATTACCGCGGCTGCTGGCACGTAGTTAGCCGTGGCTTCCTCGTTAAGTACCGTCAAATAGCACCCTTATTCAAAATGCTACCCTTCGCCCCTAACAACAGAACTTTACGATCCTAAGACCTTCTTCGTTCACGCGGCGTTGCTCCGTCAGGCTTTCGCCCATTGCGGAAGATTCCCCACTGCTGCCTCCCGTAGGAGTCTGGGCCGTGTCTCAGTCCCAATGTGGCCGTTCATCCTCTCAGACCGGCTACTGATCGTCGCCTTGGTGGGCCTTTACCCTCACCAACTAGCTAATCAGACGCAAGCTCATCTTCAAGCGGAAGCATTTTCAGAGGCCTCCTTTAGAGAAATATCCATGCGGTCATCTCTCATTCATTCGGTATTAGCACCCCTTTCGAAGTGTTGTCCCCATCTTGAAGGTAGATTGCTTACGCGTTACTCACCCGTTCGCCACTTGGTGTTTACCGAAATAAACACCCCGTTCGACTTGCATGTGTTAAGCACGCCGCCAGCGTTCGTCCTGAGCCAGGATCAAACTCTCCAAAAAAAATTATTTTTCGAAGAACCGATTGGCTCTTAATTATCTGTTTAAAAGAAATTTAAAGGTAAATTCATTTTCATGAATTACCGCACATTCGTCTGTTAGAAAACATTGTGCATTGTTTAGTTTTCAAAGAACATCTTTGTTTTTGCTGACCTTTCAAAAGTCAGCTTGTTTATTTTATCTTACTTATAAGAGTTTGTCAAGCACTTTTTTAAATTTATTTTTTAGTGCTTTATTTTCTCTTTTAAGTTTTGCCCTCTCATCGAGTGCTTAGCCATTATATCTTATTCAGAATATCTTGTCAAGCTTTTTTTATTTTTTCTTAACAATTTTTTCTGAAGTTTTGTCCGCCTCATCAGCGACGAAAAATATTATATCTAAAACAGATATCCTTGTCAACACTTTTTTTCAATTTTTTATGAAAAAATAAGACACTTGAAAAAACATCTCTAAGTGTCTTATTTTCCATCATTATTTACGACTTAAATCCGCAGACAATACTTGTTTCCATTCTTGCAAAATTTCCACTGGTATATCATATGATATCATTTCAACTTTAATATCATCATTAAATTTGCGTTTTTCTATTTTATCTTTTTTCTCATTTCTTACAAACATATTTTCCATAGCTTCTGGTAGTATAAGTTTAGCTTCTTTTATATTCTGTAATTGATGTATTTCTTTTTTAGTTAAAGAAAAACTTATCCAATACAAATTATCAAACTTCATATCAGAAAATTTTAAAATAGATTTTTTGCCTTCATTATCCACAATTTCTAAATAAGGTGGACAATCTCCATCTAATATGTAGTTTCTATCCATATTATGCGATGTAATTGAAAAAGTTATATTTTCACGATATTTATTTTTGCTATTATAAAATCTATCACGTGTTAAATACACACGAAATAAATCTTTCGGTTCAACTACATCTTCATCCTTACTATTATCTTTATCTGCTTTTTGCTTAGCCTTTTGAGCTTCGTATAAAGCTAACTCTTTTGGGTCTTGATAATCAAAGTCTGAACGAATGCTCACTACATTTCCTACTTGTGCTTCTTTTATCTGCGCTAATGCTGTACTCGATAGACATACAATTAAACTTAATAAAACAATAAATGTCTTAAACATTATAAAACGCTCCCATACACCATTTTTTACTATAATTTTAACACAAAATTTTCTTTAAAAAAAACTATAATTTTGCTATTCTATAATTAACTTAATATATTTAAGAAACGAGGATTATCTATGAAAGCATTTATTTTTGATATGGATGGCGTCATTATTGATAGCGAACCTCTCCATAATAAAATAGTTAGAAGTATTCTAGCTGAAAACAATATAATCGTTACTAATGAAGAATTCAATAAATTCACTGGTATGGCTTCTACTGCTGTATTTGATATTTTCATAAAACAAAATAACCTACCATATACACCAGAACAATTATCTAAAAGACAAATGGATAAATTAAAAAATTATATAGTAGAACACCACGTTAAACCTATTGAAGGAATTATCCCTTTAATTCAAAAATTACATGATAAAAACATTCCACTTGCCATTGCATCTTCTTCACCTTTAGATATGATTGAGTTTACCACTAAAAAATTTGGTATAAATGAATACTTTACTACATTAATATCTGGTGAAGATTTACCTCATAGTAAACCAGCTCCTGATATTTATTTAAAAACAGCAAAAATGCTAGATATCGCACCAAGTGATTGTGTTGCTTTAGAAGATTCTAAGAATGGCAGTATTGCTGCTAAATCCGCTGGAATGTATTGTATCGGTTTTGCCAATCCAAATTCTGGCAACCAAGATTTATCTGCCGCAAATATTATTGTAAACAAAATAACGGATATAGATATCGATAAATTATAAATAAAAAAGGATTGTATTTAACTCAAATAAATTTTCAAGTTATTACAATCCTTTTCTTTTACATATCATCGATTTTATAATCTGTATACAATGCAGCTTGAACTACTGTCATCTCATTTGTGTCAGTACCAGCATTAAAGCCATTTATTAAATTGCCATTTTTATCATATACATATTTCATTTCATCAATATAATATCTTTTATTAGAAGTGTTTTCTCGTTGCTTTGTTGCTCCAAATTTGTAAATCACTACATTTTTAACATTTAAATTTTTAGCTTTAACAAAGGCTTGTTCTTGATTTCCTTCTATAAATAAATAACTTTTTCCATTATTTTTTAATTTATCCATCAATACCAATCGTATATACTTTTCTTCATTATATATTTCTTCTGGAAAATCAATATCAATACTTATTACATAATCTACTTCATTTAATAAACTTGTATTTTCCCTACTATATAATTGTGTTACATCATAATAATCACGCATAGCTTTGTCAAAATAAAGTAACATATTATGAGCAAATTTATCTTTTTCTATCAATGGCAATTCCCATTGTATATTAGTGTCAAATTGTACAAACTTACTATTAGCTATTTGAGTTAAATTTTTAACGGGGTCGCCTTTCATGGTAATCCTCGTCAAATCCAATTTAGTAGCGTATTTATCGACAAAATACTGATTTCCCACAGCAGGCGCACCAAAAGTAATCACTTTTAATTGATTTTTATCAATTCCCATATCACTGAGTCGTGCAGCTAATAATTCAGCTACCGCCCCACCTAAACTATGACCTGTGATATACAATTTGCGCGACTTATCGGCTTTTAATTTCTCTACTAAATCTTCGCCTAAAGTTTTATCTTCATTTATTTTTTCTGTAAAGAAACCATCTTGTACATATTGCATAAAGCCCTTATGTACTAAAGACTTATCATCAAATTCACTAAAAGCTACACTTTCAACAGCTAAATCGGTCTGTATATCCTTCCAACTAACTGTACCACTGATAGATAAAAAATATATTTCTTCATTATCTAATTGCTTTTCTGCCAACAATAATTTTATATCCGATTTTTCTATTTCTTTATTGATAATATCTATTTGCCAGCCATTTTCCTGTAAAATATTACGAGCTAATAAAGATAACTTATCGTTATATACAGCAAGTGCTGTCCATGCAGCTAAATATCGCATGGAAACATCTTCCACTTTTATTTCATGTTGTACATTTTCTATCTTATTAGCACCAAATACATAATTAGTAAAAAAAATACACATAATAACAACCAATACACAAGATTTAAATATTCGCTGCATACAAACTCCTTTTGCTTATATAACAAAAAACAGGATTTTGTACAATCAAAATCCTGCTACTTATCATCTTTATGGCGGAGAGTGAGGGATTTGAACCCTCGATACGGGAACCCGTATACACGCTTTCCAGGCGTGCTCCTTCAACCACTCGGACAACTCTCCATGTGCTCTCTAAACAATATTTTATTGTTACTGACAGAAATATATAATACCAGAACAATTATCATATGTCAACACTTTATTTTAAAAAATTTATATTAAATGCGCTATATTTTTTATTTTATTATATTATTGAAGATTTTATTTCTAAATCTATTAGTTTATAACTATTAAATGACAAAAAATAGACTGTTTTTATTTTATCATAAAAACAGCCTACTAATAAAAAATAATATGCATTTTATGCTTCTCCGCGTAAATGAGCAAGCTCAGCCTGTTTTTCGGAATAATACCATCTTACAGACTTACCTATAGCACATCTTACAGCATCTAATTTTCCTTGAACAGCCAATTTTTTTAATCTAACGGCATCTAGTCCACTAACGGATAAATAACTTGCGGAGATGAAGCCTCCTCTCTTTAAATAGTTGCGGTATAATTGACAATCTCGACGGTCTACTTCAACTCTTTTTATAGCCATTTACTATCACCTCATATATTTTTTGTGATAAGAAAGCTGTTCTTACAGAACACTATTGTATTTCTGTACTGCATATCTGTGCTAAAATAAATGCTACAATATAACTTAATTTCACTATTATTATATAACATAAATGTAAAATTGTATAGTTTATACATGAAAATTGCGTAAAAATCCCTTGAAATTTCTGTATAAAACACAAAAAGCAGACTATCTATATTATATAATAGTCTGCTTTTTTATCATCATTTACCAAAAGTATAAGTTGTAACTGTATGTCTTTCTTGTCCTGCTTTAAGTACAGGGGAATCGAATTTATCACAATTTACAGCATTTGGTACATATTGAGTTTCTAAACAGAATGCACCACGTCTTACATAAATATGACCTTTTTTACCAGGTTTGCCTTCAAGGAAATTAGCAGAATAAAGCTGAGCACCAGGAAGTGTAGTTGCTGCTTTTAATGTAATACCTGTTTTTTCAGATTTTGCTTCAGCAAATGTATAAAGACCTT
The window above is part of the Megamonas hypermegale genome. Proteins encoded here:
- a CDS encoding HAD family hydrolase — its product is MKAFIFDMDGVIIDSEPLHNKIVRSILAENNIIVTNEEFNKFTGMASTAVFDIFIKQNNLPYTPEQLSKRQMDKLKNYIVEHHVKPIEGIIPLIQKLHDKNIPLAIASSSPLDMIEFTTKKFGINEYFTTLISGEDLPHSKPAPDIYLKTAKMLDIAPSDCVALEDSKNGSIAAKSAGMYCIGFANPNSGNQDLSAANIIVNKITDIDIDKL
- a CDS encoding lipase family protein: MQRIFKSCVLVVIMCIFFTNYVFGANKIENVQHEIKVEDVSMRYLAAWTALAVYNDKLSLLARNILQENGWQIDIINKEIEKSDIKLLLAEKQLDNEEIYFLSISGTVSWKDIQTDLAVESVAFSEFDDKSLVHKGFMQYVQDGFFTEKINEDKTLGEDLVEKLKADKSRKLYITGHSLGGAVAELLAARLSDMGIDKNQLKVITFGAPAVGNQYFVDKYATKLDLTRITMKGDPVKNLTQIANSKFVQFDTNIQWELPLIEKDKFAHNMLLYFDKAMRDYYDVTQLYSRENTSLLNEVDYVISIDIDFPEEIYNEEKYIRLVLMDKLKNNGKSYLFIEGNQEQAFVKAKNLNVKNVVIYKFGATKQRENTSNKRYYIDEMKYVYDKNGNLINGFNAGTDTNEMTVVQAALYTDYKIDDM